From the genome of Gammaproteobacteria bacterium, one region includes:
- a CDS encoding biopolymer transporter ExbD, which produces MAVLQNKKSKVSDEVPTSSMADIAFLLLIFFLVTTVFPKDSGLAVVLPESAEEVQVSQRNILHLSVLPNGLVDVKRGESTQIQQVRANDVEAIWRQGVTENPNLIAAVKTHPNAPYRFMVDVLDALQTAGAERISLQLLED; this is translated from the coding sequence ATGGCCGTACTGCAGAACAAGAAATCCAAGGTCAGCGACGAGGTCCCCACCTCCTCGATGGCGGACATCGCCTTCCTGCTGCTCATCTTCTTCCTGGTCACCACGGTCTTCCCGAAGGACAGCGGGCTGGCGGTGGTGCTTCCCGAGTCCGCGGAAGAGGTCCAGGTCAGCCAGCGCAACATCCTGCACCTCTCGGTTCTCCCCAACGGCCTGGTGGACGTAAAGCGGGGCGAGAGCACGCAGATTCAGCAGGTGCGCGCCAACGACGTTGAAGCGATCTGGCGCCAGGGGGTCACCGAGAACCCCAACCTGATCGCCGCGGTCAAGACCCACCCGAACGCGCCCTACAGGTTCATGGTGGATGTCCTCGACGCCCTGCAGACCGCCGGGGCGGAACGTATTTCCCTGCAGCTGCTGGAGGATTAG
- a CDS encoding MotA/TolQ/ExbB proton channel family protein: MANDQFGLLTLFADGGFMMYPLVLCSLIALGVMIAKFWTLWAAHKDTAKVLAEVDELARAGDIDGAIAAAGSKRGPASAILMAGLRRIKGREVGEGEIEQAVSTVGTIELGFLERGLVVLATIANVAPLMGFLGTVAGMILAFASIEAAGSVDPALVAGGIKVALLTTASGLAIAIPVNIGYNFFVTRIDKLIVDMEQGTQAILNVTWDLENAGHLTVVARDPITALSPPPPSLPA, from the coding sequence GTGGCCAACGACCAATTCGGACTCCTGACCCTGTTCGCCGACGGCGGATTCATGATGTATCCGCTGGTCCTGTGCTCGCTTATCGCGCTCGGCGTGATGATCGCCAAGTTCTGGACCCTGTGGGCGGCCCACAAGGACACCGCGAAGGTTCTGGCGGAGGTCGACGAGCTGGCCCGGGCCGGGGACATCGACGGCGCCATCGCGGCGGCAGGCTCCAAGCGGGGACCGGCGTCGGCCATCCTCATGGCCGGGCTCCGGCGCATCAAGGGGCGCGAAGTGGGCGAGGGCGAGATCGAGCAGGCCGTCAGCACCGTCGGCACCATAGAGCTCGGTTTCCTGGAGCGCGGCCTGGTGGTGCTCGCGACCATCGCCAACGTGGCGCCCCTCATGGGCTTCCTGGGCACGGTGGCGGGCATGATCCTCGCGTTCGCGTCGATCGAGGCCGCGGGCAGCGTGGATCCGGCGCTCGTCGCCGGCGGGATCAAAGTGGCGCTGCTCACCACCGCATCCGGGCTCGCGATTGCGATTCCGGTCAACATCGGATACAACTTCTTCGTCACGCGCATAGACAAGCTGATCGTCGATATGGAGCAGGGCACGCAGGCGATTCTGAACGTCACCTGGGATCTGGAGAACGCCGGCCATTTGACCGTGGTCGCCAGGGATCCGATCACCGCCCTGTCCCCGCCCCCGCCGAGTCTGCCCGCCTGA
- the ggt gene encoding gamma-glutamyltransferase, whose amino-acid sequence MNAIFRTTGRDAARVSGAIMFLLLLAAAGPPPAGAQEASDRPVWRPVILGTEAMVAAEHPLEALAAEEVLRAGGNAFDAASAVFYMTTVVEQHQAGIGGDAFMVAYLAAEDRVLFINGTGYAPALATREFYEEHGGIPGAGPLSTDVPGAVGAFELAHSRYGSLPREQVLAPAILAARRGHPLDFWVAGHHERSVEKISPYPASRELLMPGGRLLGVGDIYVQEDLARSLEEIAREGADAFYRGRLARMSADYYEEQGGLLRYEDLAGYEAEEADPIQVSYEGLEVYQSAPNSQGIVMLMALNILEGFDLEAMGHNSAEYVHVVTEAMKLGFADRNRYVADPRFSDVPTEELLSKEYAAARRGLIRMDRAMSVAPAGDPRRMAAVAEGQAAEYESGAQDVSRPEVLYREDGETSSFSIADRFGNLVSVTHSVNSSFGSGMVVPGGGYFLNNRMPYYGLEPDDVNVLEPGKRTRHTINPALALRDGQPYLAWNTPGGDNQPQAMLQAFLAVVHFGMNVQQAVEAPTVTSTAFRASMYPGRMRGMLTMPEVLYQGAGEALAALGHRVEVSPLQQPYRQTASGAGAVKMVMIDPETGVMYGGVSPAKSDYVIGW is encoded by the coding sequence ATGAACGCAATCTTCCGCACCACCGGCCGGGACGCCGCGCGCGTCTCTGGCGCGATCATGTTCCTGCTCCTGCTCGCCGCTGCGGGCCCGCCTCCCGCGGGAGCCCAGGAGGCATCCGATCGGCCCGTCTGGCGCCCGGTCATCCTCGGCACCGAGGCCATGGTCGCGGCGGAGCATCCGCTGGAGGCGCTGGCCGCCGAGGAGGTGCTGCGCGCCGGCGGGAACGCCTTCGACGCCGCTTCGGCGGTCTTCTACATGACGACGGTCGTGGAACAGCACCAGGCGGGTATCGGGGGAGACGCCTTCATGGTCGCCTATCTCGCCGCCGAGGACCGCGTCCTCTTCATCAACGGAACCGGCTACGCGCCCGCGCTCGCGACGCGCGAGTTCTACGAGGAACACGGAGGCATCCCCGGCGCCGGGCCGCTGTCGACCGACGTTCCGGGCGCGGTGGGCGCCTTCGAGCTGGCCCACTCGCGCTACGGCAGCCTGCCCAGGGAACAGGTGCTGGCGCCCGCGATCCTCGCCGCGCGCCGGGGGCATCCGCTCGACTTCTGGGTTGCCGGGCATCACGAGCGCTCGGTGGAGAAGATCTCCCCCTACCCTGCCTCGCGTGAGCTGCTGATGCCGGGCGGGAGGCTGCTCGGAGTGGGCGACATCTACGTGCAGGAAGACCTGGCGCGATCGCTGGAAGAGATCGCGCGCGAGGGCGCGGACGCCTTCTACCGGGGCCGGCTGGCCCGGATGAGCGCGGACTACTACGAGGAGCAGGGCGGACTGCTGCGCTACGAGGACCTCGCAGGCTACGAGGCCGAGGAGGCGGATCCGATCCAGGTGAGCTACGAGGGGCTCGAGGTCTACCAGAGCGCGCCCAACTCGCAGGGCATCGTCATGCTCATGGCGCTGAACATCCTCGAGGGCTTCGATCTGGAGGCGATGGGCCACAACTCCGCGGAATACGTGCATGTGGTTACGGAGGCGATGAAGCTGGGCTTCGCCGACCGGAACCGCTACGTGGCCGACCCGCGCTTCAGCGACGTTCCCACCGAGGAATTGCTGTCGAAGGAATACGCGGCCGCGCGGCGCGGGCTCATCCGCATGGACCGGGCGATGAGCGTGGCTCCAGCCGGCGATCCCCGCAGGATGGCCGCCGTGGCCGAGGGACAGGCCGCGGAGTACGAGAGCGGGGCGCAGGACGTCTCCCGGCCCGAAGTTCTCTATCGGGAGGACGGCGAGACCTCGTCGTTCTCCATCGCGGACCGCTTCGGCAACCTGGTCTCGGTGACGCACAGCGTGAACTCGAGCTTCGGCAGCGGGATGGTGGTTCCGGGCGGCGGCTACTTCCTGAACAACCGCATGCCCTACTACGGGCTCGAGCCGGACGACGTGAACGTGCTCGAGCCGGGCAAGCGCACCCGCCACACCATCAACCCGGCGCTGGCGCTGAGAGACGGCCAACCGTACCTGGCGTGGAACACCCCCGGGGGCGACAACCAGCCCCAGGCGATGCTGCAGGCGTTCCTGGCGGTGGTGCACTTCGGCATGAACGTGCAGCAGGCGGTGGAGGCGCCCACGGTGACGAGCACCGCCTTCCGCGCGTCGATGTATCCGGGGCGCATGCGGGGCATGCTGACGATGCCCGAGGTGCTGTACCAGGGGGCGGGCGAGGCGCTGGCCGCCCTCGGGCACCGCGTGGAGGTGAGCCCGCTGCAGCAGCCCTACCGCCAGACGGCGTCCGGAGCCGGGGCGGTGAAGATGGTCATGATCGACCCGGAGACCGGCGTGATGTACGGCGGCGTGAGCCCGGCGAAGAGCGACTACGTGATTGGATGGTAA
- a CDS encoding amidase: MSGGGAGRAVSARAREAPIPQDERVSRRWFVERMAWVSSAAAAGTLFARTPAAASPRGPAVTPEAFGAGVRLQEVDDLTQLTMSESMTLVRSGALAPVDLVEAYVDRIEAFEGTYQAYADRPSRETLLAQLARTPADERRAPLRGMCLAPKDNCYTADLLTEGGSLVYEGFQPDYDATCVALMRAAGGLVVGKAQMGNLAGGRARVYGTTTPTTRNAWTPDDVRYSPSGSSSGTGTAVAARLAVAGLGTQTGGSVIGPSTAQGLTAVKPTFGRISLHGIIPLSYTRDHVGAMARDAMDAAILLQVCAQPDPNDPRTLGLPRPPNYALAATPFGGDRPRVRWTTRVGVWPEYLDGDNERVNELRRDFLTALERTPGVQIVPDVTLPDDWETLTSPPLGGSHGDPTAFFIEQLRDDVRNFADRLPRFLNGMLQSADTYVKVQQARNLLRHRMVTQLFNQCDVVVTSAGGSFDGVGLPLACTPIGFDTDETTGARVPRGVTLGAPPFGEERLLAVIAAYQAVTDFHRERAPDPSG, encoded by the coding sequence ATGAGCGGGGGTGGCGCCGGCCGCGCGGTGAGCGCCCGGGCCCGCGAGGCCCCCATCCCCCAGGACGAGCGGGTTTCGCGCCGCTGGTTTGTGGAGCGGATGGCGTGGGTTTCTTCGGCCGCGGCGGCCGGCACCCTGTTTGCGCGCACGCCGGCGGCCGCGAGCCCGCGCGGCCCGGCGGTGACGCCGGAAGCCTTCGGGGCGGGTGTCCGGCTTCAGGAGGTCGACGACCTCACGCAGCTCACGATGTCGGAGTCGATGACGCTGGTCCGGTCGGGCGCGCTGGCGCCGGTAGACCTCGTCGAGGCGTACGTCGACCGGATCGAGGCCTTCGAAGGGACCTACCAGGCCTACGCCGACCGTCCGTCGCGCGAGACGCTCCTCGCGCAACTGGCCCGGACGCCCGCCGACGAGCGGCGCGCCCCGCTACGGGGCATGTGCCTCGCGCCGAAGGACAACTGCTACACGGCGGATCTGCTGACCGAGGGCGGATCGCTTGTATACGAGGGCTTTCAGCCGGACTACGACGCCACCTGCGTAGCCCTGATGCGCGCTGCCGGCGGCCTGGTCGTGGGCAAGGCACAGATGGGCAACCTGGCAGGCGGCAGGGCGCGCGTTTACGGCACCACCACGCCGACCACGCGCAACGCCTGGACCCCGGACGACGTGCGCTACAGCCCGTCGGGATCGTCCTCGGGCACGGGCACGGCGGTGGCGGCCCGGCTCGCGGTCGCCGGGCTGGGAACCCAGACCGGCGGCTCGGTGATCGGTCCCTCCACCGCGCAGGGGCTGACGGCGGTCAAGCCCACCTTCGGCCGCATCTCCCTGCACGGCATCATCCCGCTCAGCTACACGCGCGACCACGTCGGCGCGATGGCGCGCGACGCCATGGACGCGGCCATCCTGCTCCAGGTGTGCGCGCAGCCGGATCCGAACGATCCGCGGACGCTCGGCCTCCCGCGGCCCCCCAACTACGCGCTCGCGGCGACACCGTTCGGAGGCGACCGGCCGCGCGTGCGCTGGACGACCCGGGTGGGCGTGTGGCCCGAGTATCTCGACGGCGACAACGAGCGCGTGAACGAGCTGAGGCGCGACTTCCTCACCGCACTCGAGCGCACGCCGGGCGTTCAGATCGTGCCGGACGTGACCCTTCCAGATGACTGGGAAACCCTGACGTCACCGCCCTTGGGCGGCTCCCACGGCGACCCGACCGCGTTCTTCATCGAGCAACTGCGCGATGACGTGCGCAACTTCGCCGACCGCCTGCCGCGCTTCCTGAACGGCATGCTCCAGAGCGCCGACACCTACGTAAAGGTCCAGCAGGCCCGCAACCTCCTTCGCCACCGCATGGTCACGCAGCTCTTCAACCAGTGCGACGTCGTGGTAACGAGCGCGGGCGGTTCGTTCGACGGGGTCGGGCTGCCGCTCGCGTGCACGCCCATCGGATTCGACACGGACGAGACCACCGGGGCGCGGGTGCCGCGCGGGGTTACGCTGGGGGCGCCGCCGTTCGGGGAGGAGCGGCTGCTCGCGGTGATCGCCGCGTACCAGGCGGTGACGGACTTTCATCGGGAGAGGGCGCCGGATCCGAGCGGGTAG
- a CDS encoding tripartite tricarboxylate transporter permease, producing MNLELFLDPTLLLSLAAGSLLGIAIGAIPGLTATLAIALLLPLTYQLSAANAIVMMVGIFTGGLYGGSIAAIALRIPGAPANAMTMLDGNAMALQGRTGTAIGIATFSSVVGGLAGGLVLVLFSPQLARIALRFQSPEMFALVVLALVAVATVSRESLAKGMAATVIGLMLSTVGIDPLVPVPRYTLGSVNLLVGLPLIPVVIGIFAFTELYRQASLPPSRTQDHPSDGREGALGWWREVRRVGWRPFVKNSVIGTSVGALPGAGGAMAAFLAYSEARRSSPEPDRFGKGAPEGIVAPEVANNAVTGGALIPLLALGIPGDSVTAVILGGLVIHGITPGPQLFTENADLVAPLFAAFFASYLLILVFGLTLLPLYARITRVPRSILFPAIAPLAVVAAFTSERTTFAIYVAVGIGILGYVLRRFGYPVIPVLLGLILGPMLESNFRRALILSDGDPLIFISSPISVGLLLAAAGFLFYVVRGQRRTQGGSSGQA from the coding sequence GTGAACCTCGAGCTATTCCTCGACCCGACCCTCCTCCTGTCCCTCGCCGCCGGCTCCCTGCTGGGGATCGCCATCGGCGCGATCCCGGGCCTCACCGCCACCCTGGCCATCGCGCTGCTGCTGCCGCTGACCTACCAGCTCTCGGCCGCCAACGCGATCGTGATGATGGTCGGAATCTTCACCGGAGGCCTCTACGGGGGCTCGATCGCGGCGATCGCGCTCCGCATTCCCGGGGCGCCCGCGAACGCGATGACCATGCTCGACGGAAACGCGATGGCGCTCCAGGGCCGGACCGGCACCGCCATCGGCATCGCAACCTTCAGTTCCGTCGTGGGGGGCCTGGCCGGGGGCCTGGTTCTGGTCCTCTTCAGCCCGCAACTGGCGCGCATCGCGCTGCGCTTCCAGTCCCCCGAGATGTTCGCCCTGGTGGTGCTGGCGCTGGTCGCGGTCGCGACGGTCTCGCGCGAATCGCTGGCAAAGGGCATGGCCGCCACCGTCATCGGCCTGATGCTCTCGACGGTCGGCATCGACCCCCTGGTGCCGGTCCCACGCTACACCCTGGGCTCGGTGAACCTGCTGGTTGGCCTGCCGCTGATTCCGGTGGTCATCGGCATCTTCGCCTTCACGGAGTTGTACCGTCAGGCGAGCCTGCCGCCGTCGAGGACGCAGGATCACCCCTCGGACGGGCGGGAAGGCGCCCTGGGCTGGTGGCGAGAGGTGCGCCGCGTGGGATGGAGGCCCTTCGTCAAGAACTCGGTGATCGGCACATCAGTCGGAGCGCTCCCGGGCGCCGGCGGCGCCATGGCCGCCTTCCTGGCCTACAGCGAAGCCCGCCGCAGCTCGCCCGAGCCGGATCGCTTCGGCAAGGGCGCCCCCGAGGGCATCGTCGCTCCGGAGGTTGCCAACAACGCCGTGACCGGAGGCGCGCTCATACCGCTGCTGGCGCTCGGAATCCCCGGCGACTCGGTGACCGCGGTCATCCTCGGCGGCCTGGTGATTCACGGCATCACCCCCGGTCCCCAGCTCTTCACCGAGAACGCGGACCTCGTCGCCCCGCTCTTCGCCGCATTCTTCGCCAGCTACCTGCTGATCCTGGTGTTCGGCCTGACGCTGCTTCCACTGTACGCGCGCATCACGCGCGTACCGCGAAGCATCCTCTTCCCGGCGATCGCGCCGCTGGCCGTGGTCGCGGCCTTCACCTCGGAGCGGACGACCTTCGCCATCTACGTCGCCGTGGGCATCGGCATCCTCGGCTACGTCCTGAGGCGCTTCGGCTACCCGGTGATCCCCGTGCTCCTCGGCCTCATCCTCGGCCCGATGCTCGAGTCCAACTTCCGCCGCGCCCTGATCCTCTCGGACGGAGATCCCCTGATCTTCATCTCATCGCCCATCAGTGTCGGGCTCCTGCTCGCCGCCGCCGGCTTCCTGTTCTACGTCGTGCGGGGACAGCGCAGAACGCAAGGTGGCTCGAGCGGGCAGGCGTAA
- a CDS encoding tripartite tricarboxylate transporter TctB family protein, translating to MSADGGRSPRTDLISGASLFVVALAYGFGAGGLASSGDADVALVPIGLASALALLSAGIALSGWRKLRRERAAEGNRTADATSHDPVSSSPDPGSARAGPTRAWTVIGLTIVYATVFQTLGYILATLLYTGAIAERFGAERRTILLLAPCVTLLTYVLFRVVLGARLPEGLLG from the coding sequence GTGAGCGCGGACGGCGGCCGTTCTCCGCGAACCGACCTCATCTCCGGCGCCAGCCTCTTCGTCGTCGCCCTCGCCTACGGTTTCGGGGCCGGCGGGCTCGCCTCCTCGGGAGATGCGGACGTCGCCCTCGTCCCAATCGGCCTGGCTTCCGCGCTCGCGCTCCTTTCGGCCGGCATCGCGCTCTCCGGATGGCGCAAGCTGCGGCGCGAGCGCGCAGCCGAAGGTAACCGGACGGCCGACGCGACCAGTCACGACCCAGTCTCCAGCTCTCCCGACCCCGGTTCCGCTCGCGCCGGCCCCACCCGCGCCTGGACCGTCATCGGCCTGACCATCGTCTACGCCACCGTCTTCCAGACCCTGGGTTACATCCTCGCGACCCTGCTCTACACCGGGGCGATTGCTGAACGCTTCGGCGCCGAGCGACGCACGATCCTGTTGCTGGCACCCTGTGTGACGCTCCTCACCTACGTGCTGTTCCGGGTGGTACTGGGTGCCCGCCTGCCGGAGGGCCTGCTGGGATGA